The Paenibacillus sp. FSL H7-0357 nucleotide sequence ATCCTGCCCGTGCGGAGACAGCGGCGATTCTGCATGATGTGGCCAAATATTGGCCTGTGGAGAGAATGAAGGAAATTATTGAGCAGAATGGTCTGCCCTCCGAGCTGTTATCCTACGATAAGCAGCTGTGGCATGCGGAAGTGGGGGCATTTGTAGCGGAACGGGATTATGAAATTACCGATGCAGAAGTGCTGGGAGCCATACGCTATCATACTTCGGGCCGTGAAGGCATGAGTCTGCTGGAGAAGATTGTCTGCCTGGCCGATTATATCGAGCCCGGACGGGATTTTCCCGGTGTGGACGAAATACGCAGGCTTTCCAAAGTAAGTCTGGAGGAAGGGCTGATAGCCGGATTTGATTCGACGATCAGCCTGCTGCTGCAGAAGCGCCGGATTGTGTTTCCGTTAACGGTGCTGGCGCGTAATGATTTAGTAAGAATACTGGAGGATAAATAATGAGTGTACAATCAAGCAAGCTGCTGGAACTGACTTTAAAAGCTGTGGAAGATAAAAAAGCGATGAATGTTGTCGCGCTGGATCTGCGCAATGTTTCCCCAATCAGTGATTATTTCGTGATTTGTCACGGTAATTCCGATACCCAGGTGCAAGCGATTGCCACTGAAGTA carries:
- the yqeK gene encoding bis(5'-nucleosyl)-tetraphosphatase (symmetrical) YqeK yields the protein MAYSREALIEAVSSQMPDKRWQHTLGVMESSVKLAEHYGADPARAETAAILHDVAKYWPVERMKEIIEQNGLPSELLSYDKQLWHAEVGAFVAERDYEITDAEVLGAIRYHTSGREGMSLLEKIVCLADYIEPGRDFPGVDEIRRLSKVSLEEGLIAGFDSTISLLLQKRRIVFPLTVLARNDLVRILEDK